Proteins from a genomic interval of Nocardia sp. BMG51109:
- a CDS encoding excalibur calcium-binding domain-containing protein — protein MILTQPAAPLELETTPTGNSLSPIRTILAVATVGVGLLTACSNTVAPRALPADPTGSIVPESASTPEPTAPPPTLDAPVDTNAAAAGPPPPAEPPPPAESPAPAEPPTAAPPPSATTPPAHTKPAPTSASKVYYKSCKDAKAAGAAPLRKGDPGYRAGLDGDNDGVACEK, from the coding sequence GTGATCCTGACTCAACCGGCGGCGCCGCTCGAACTCGAAACAACCCCGACAGGAAACTCGTTGTCCCCCATCCGCACTATCCTCGCTGTAGCCACCGTCGGGGTCGGCCTCCTCACCGCTTGCAGCAACACCGTCGCTCCCCGGGCCCTCCCTGCGGACCCGACCGGTTCGATCGTTCCCGAATCCGCATCGACACCGGAACCCACGGCCCCGCCTCCCACGCTCGATGCCCCGGTGGACACCAACGCCGCCGCAGCCGGACCGCCGCCACCGGCAGAGCCCCCACCGCCGGCCGAGTCCCCTGCACCGGCCGAGCCGCCGACGGCCGCCCCGCCGCCCTCTGCGACAACGCCGCCCGCGCACACCAAGCCGGCCCCGACCTCGGCATCGAAGGTCTATTACAAGTCCTGCAAAGACGCCAAAGCCGCAGGCGCGGCACCGTTGCGCAAGGGCGACCCGGGCTACCGGGCAGGTCTCGACGGTGACAATGACGGGGTTGCCTGCGAGAAGTGA
- a CDS encoding excalibur calcium-binding domain-containing protein, with protein sequence MSTYRSVLLVAAVGVGLLTACTDAQHTTTTPTTSARSALTVVVPTVVPTTTAAPVTTSIAPTASIPPTTVAAPPVLPTTTVAAVRPPAPAVAPPPAPAVRAPAPESPSVYYKNCTEARAAGAAPLHPGEPGYRAGLDRDSDGVACE encoded by the coding sequence GTGTCGACCTATCGCAGCGTCCTGCTCGTCGCCGCCGTAGGGGTCGGGCTGCTCACCGCATGCACCGACGCCCAGCACACCACGACCACCCCGACGACGAGCGCACGCTCCGCTCTCACCGTCGTCGTTCCCACCGTCGTCCCGACCACGACGGCCGCACCGGTGACTACCTCGATCGCCCCGACTGCCTCGATCCCACCGACGACCGTCGCCGCGCCGCCCGTACTGCCGACGACCACCGTCGCCGCGGTGCGGCCGCCCGCACCGGCCGTGGCGCCGCCGCCCGCACCCGCGGTCCGGGCACCCGCACCGGAATCGCCGAGCGTCTATTACAAGAACTGCACCGAGGCCAGGGCGGCGGGAGCGGCCCCGCTGCATCCGGGCGAGCCGGGGTACCGGGCGGGACTCGACCGCGACAGCGACGGGGTCGCCTGCGAATAG
- a CDS encoding PDR/VanB family oxidoreductase has product MSAETVASPGLRVLGGVVDLYKWVFVSGLTAPLLSRPNPLRRSGFDLDLVVDATERRAADVVSLVLRAPGGAALPTWRPGAHLDVFLPSGRQRQYSLCGDPADRFRYRIAVRLIPGGEGSGEIHREVRVGDRLRIRGPRNAFALVDAPSYLFLAGGIGITPILPMVKAAGARGRLVYTGRSRDSMPFLDELPGADVRPDDEFGAPDVAELISGAEPGAAVYVCGPPPMLAAAQRCMFELDPTGSLHTERFSAAPVVDGREFTLTLARTGRTIRVGADETALTAIRRELPDVGYSCRQGYCGTCQVRVLGGNVDHRDHTLTDRDRRDRMLVCVSRAADDELVVDL; this is encoded by the coding sequence ATGAGCGCCGAGACCGTCGCCTCGCCGGGCCTGCGGGTACTCGGCGGTGTGGTGGACCTGTACAAGTGGGTGTTCGTCAGCGGGCTCACCGCGCCGCTGCTCTCGCGCCCGAATCCGCTGCGGCGTAGCGGTTTCGATCTCGACCTCGTCGTCGATGCCACCGAGCGGCGGGCCGCCGATGTGGTGAGTCTGGTGTTGCGCGCGCCCGGCGGTGCGGCCTTGCCGACCTGGCGGCCCGGTGCGCATCTGGATGTCTTCCTGCCCTCCGGGCGGCAGCGGCAGTACTCGCTCTGTGGTGATCCGGCGGACCGGTTCCGGTACCGGATCGCGGTGCGGCTGATACCCGGTGGTGAGGGGTCCGGGGAGATCCACCGGGAGGTCCGGGTCGGTGACCGGTTGCGAATTCGCGGGCCGCGCAACGCGTTCGCCCTCGTGGACGCGCCGTCCTACTTGTTTCTCGCGGGCGGTATCGGTATCACGCCCATCCTCCCGATGGTCAAGGCGGCGGGAGCCCGCGGACGCCTGGTGTACACCGGGCGCTCACGCGACTCGATGCCGTTTCTCGACGAGTTGCCCGGCGCGGATGTCCGGCCCGACGACGAGTTCGGTGCGCCCGACGTGGCGGAACTGATCTCCGGTGCGGAACCCGGTGCGGCCGTGTATGTCTGCGGTCCGCCACCGATGCTGGCCGCCGCCCAGCGCTGCATGTTCGAACTCGATCCGACCGGCTCGCTGCACACCGAGCGGTTCTCCGCGGCACCGGTTGTCGACGGACGGGAGTTCACGCTCACGCTGGCCCGCACCGGGAGGACGATCCGCGTCGGCGCCGACGAGACCGCGCTCACCGCGATCCGCCGGGAGCTGCCCGATGTCGGATACTCCTGCCGGCAGGGCTATTGCGGGACCTGCCAGGTCCGGGTGCTCGGCGGGAACGTCGACCACCGCGACCACACCCTCACCGACCGGGACCGGCGCGATCGGATGCTCGTGTGCGTTTCCCGCGCGGCCGACGACGAGCTGGTGGTCGACCTGTGA
- a CDS encoding metal-dependent hydrolase, translating to MAPEVGAARHPYRDEAHAINARDVHFDFDSVPLHYIPGEVLATHIVNVMHLVLPEGERAMAQALSEALPQIEDERLREAVRGFVGQETMHASSHEAARRHLREIGLDVDSYVDKIAWLVDRVLGDHGWGGHAEQEWLKERLGLFAGMEHYTAVLGEWLLNADVLEAKGMHPAMLDLVRWHGAEEVEHRSVVYDAFMHVDGSYARKARTAIVAGATLLPLFILSAGYLYRKDPSPDKGRNWGMQFLNATHRGVIPSWTVFFTELPRYLRPGFHPSQLGSMDKALRYLAHSPAARAAGH from the coding sequence ATGGCTCCAGAGGTTGGTGCGGCGCGGCACCCCTACCGCGACGAAGCGCACGCGATCAACGCGCGGGATGTGCATTTCGACTTCGATTCGGTTCCGTTGCACTACATTCCGGGTGAGGTGCTGGCCACCCACATCGTCAACGTGATGCATCTGGTGCTGCCGGAGGGCGAGCGGGCGATGGCGCAGGCGCTGTCCGAGGCCCTGCCGCAGATCGAGGACGAGCGCCTGCGGGAGGCGGTACGCGGCTTCGTCGGCCAGGAAACCATGCACGCGAGCAGCCACGAGGCCGCGCGGCGGCATCTGCGGGAGATCGGGCTCGACGTCGACTCCTACGTCGACAAGATCGCGTGGCTGGTGGACCGGGTGCTAGGCGATCACGGCTGGGGCGGCCACGCCGAGCAGGAGTGGCTGAAGGAGCGGCTGGGCCTGTTCGCCGGCATGGAGCATTACACCGCGGTGCTGGGCGAATGGCTGCTGAACGCCGACGTCCTCGAGGCCAAGGGCATGCATCCGGCGATGCTGGATCTGGTCCGCTGGCACGGCGCCGAGGAAGTGGAGCATCGCAGCGTCGTCTACGACGCCTTCATGCACGTCGACGGCAGCTATGCCCGCAAGGCGCGCACGGCGATCGTGGCCGGTGCCACGCTGCTTCCGCTGTTCATCCTGTCGGCGGGCTATCTGTATCGAAAAGACCCGTCGCCGGACAAGGGCCGCAACTGGGGGATGCAGTTCCTCAACGCCACCCACCGCGGCGTGATCCCCAGCTGGACGGTGTTCTTCACCGAGCTGCCGCGGTATCTGCGGCCGGGATTCCATCCGTCCCAGCTGGGTTCGATGGACAAGGCGCTGCGGTATCTGGCGCATTCGCCGGCCGCGCGGGCCGCGGGGCACTGA
- the fadD11 gene encoding fatty acid--CoA ligase FadD11 — MTTTRFETLCAAFQHNASQQPDSVALRTPGDAATLTWREYARQVRDVANGLAALGVRSGDTVALMMSNRIEFYPLEVGAMHLGATSFSIYNTLPAEQIAHVLTNSGARVVICEPQYVDRLRAAGVEPDHIVCVDEAPSGTLSVAELIASGTAGFDFEAVWRAVGPDDVATLIYTSGTTGAPKGVETTHANLLFECYAVEEVLGIRFGDTITSYMPSAHIADRLTALYFQLAFGTQVTCVDDPSRIGPALADLHPTIWGAVPRVWEKLRTAIGAAVAAEPEEARNGIEWALGVATRRADYQLSGQAIPDDLQAEWSRADELVLSGLRAELGLDRVRWALSGAAPIPRDTLAFFAGLGIPITEIWGMSELTCLCTVSHPAQARLGTTGMLLPGMSARFAEDGELLVRGPLVMKGYRGEPEKTAEAVDTDGWLRTGDVVTRDEDGYFTVVDRKKELLINASGKNMSPSHIENTLETECALIGALSVIGDGRPYNTALVVLDTETAKAYAAQHQLPESAAALAADGSVIEQIAAGIGSGNAKLARVEQVKRFRILPVFWEPGGDEITVTMKLKRRVIADKYAEEIEQLYGTAPRTAVHEPIRETD; from the coding sequence ATGACCACCACTCGGTTCGAAACACTCTGTGCGGCTTTTCAACACAATGCCTCCCAGCAGCCGGATTCGGTCGCCCTGCGCACGCCCGGCGACGCCGCCACGCTCACCTGGCGCGAGTACGCCCGGCAGGTGCGCGATGTCGCCAACGGCCTGGCGGCGCTCGGTGTGCGGAGCGGCGACACCGTGGCATTGATGATGTCCAACCGCATCGAGTTCTATCCGCTGGAGGTCGGGGCCATGCACCTCGGGGCCACCTCGTTCTCGATCTACAACACGTTGCCCGCGGAGCAGATCGCACACGTACTCACCAATTCCGGTGCGCGCGTCGTGATCTGCGAGCCGCAGTACGTCGATCGGCTGCGTGCCGCCGGGGTCGAGCCGGATCACATCGTCTGCGTGGACGAGGCACCGTCCGGCACCCTCTCGGTCGCGGAGCTGATCGCTTCCGGTACAGCCGGTTTCGACTTCGAGGCCGTATGGCGTGCGGTCGGCCCCGACGACGTGGCGACCTTGATCTACACGTCCGGCACCACCGGCGCACCGAAGGGTGTCGAAACCACCCACGCCAACCTGCTTTTCGAGTGCTATGCCGTCGAAGAGGTGCTGGGGATCCGCTTCGGCGACACCATCACCTCCTACATGCCCTCCGCTCATATCGCCGACCGCTTGACGGCGCTGTACTTCCAGCTGGCCTTCGGAACTCAGGTGACCTGCGTCGACGACCCGAGCCGTATCGGCCCCGCCCTGGCCGATCTGCATCCGACGATCTGGGGTGCGGTCCCGCGGGTCTGGGAGAAGCTCCGCACGGCTATCGGTGCCGCCGTCGCGGCCGAACCCGAGGAGGCTCGCAACGGCATCGAATGGGCGCTCGGCGTGGCCACCCGCCGTGCCGACTACCAGCTCTCGGGACAGGCGATTCCCGATGACCTGCAAGCCGAGTGGTCTCGTGCCGACGAACTGGTGTTGTCCGGCCTGCGCGCCGAGCTGGGCCTGGACCGAGTCCGCTGGGCCCTGTCCGGCGCCGCCCCGATCCCCCGCGACACCCTGGCCTTCTTCGCCGGCCTCGGCATCCCCATCACCGAAATCTGGGGCATGTCCGAGCTCACCTGCCTCTGCACCGTCAGCCACCCGGCACAGGCCAGGCTGGGCACCACGGGAATGTTGCTCCCGGGGATGTCCGCGCGGTTCGCCGAGGACGGTGAACTACTCGTCCGCGGCCCGCTGGTCATGAAGGGTTACCGCGGCGAGCCGGAGAAGACCGCCGAGGCCGTCGACACCGACGGCTGGCTGCGCACCGGCGACGTGGTCACCCGCGACGAGGACGGCTACTTCACCGTCGTCGACCGCAAGAAGGAACTCCTCATCAACGCGTCGGGCAAGAACATGTCGCCGTCGCACATCGAGAACACGCTGGAGACCGAATGCGCACTCATCGGCGCCCTCTCGGTCATCGGCGACGGGCGACCGTACAACACGGCGCTCGTGGTGCTCGATACGGAGACCGCCAAAGCCTATGCGGCCCAACACCAGTTGCCCGAATCGGCCGCCGCGCTCGCCGCCGATGGATCAGTCATCGAGCAGATCGCAGCCGGGATCGGCTCGGGTAATGCGAAATTGGCCCGTGTGGAACAGGTCAAACGGTTCCGGATACTGCCCGTCTTCTGGGAGCCCGGCGGCGACGAGATCACAGTGACGATGAAGTTGAAGCGGAGAGTCATCGCCGATAAATACGCCGAGGAGATCGAACAGCTCTACGGGACGGCACCGCGAACCGCTGTGCACGAACCGATCCGAGAGACCGACTGA
- a CDS encoding aldehyde dehydrogenase family protein — MTAPTTIHGNATPFEVRNPASGDLVGIYPVYTRDDVDAAVSSAHAAGKWWAALGFAERARRLDAWRGEIARGRNELAELIHREMGKPVSDAKLEIAMALEHVRWAARNAAKVLGRRSVRPSLLTADHAATVEYLPYGVVGVVGPWNYPIFTPLGSVSFALAAGNAVVFKPSEYTPGVGVWLADAFARVTPEQPVFQVVTGLGDTGNALCRSGVGKIGFTGSTATGKLVMAACAENLTPLLMECGGKDALIVDADADLDAAADAAVWGGLSNAGQTCLAVERIYVHAAVYDRFAGKLVALARGIDAGGPDAKIGPITMPQQVAVIRRHIEDAVARGAQVLLGGIDSIRGQFVQPTILADVPEEAAAVTEETFGPTLTVTKVRDMDEAVELVNAGTYGLGSTVFSRRDGERIAARIRAGGTSINSFVAHATVPTLPLGGVGGSGFGRVHGPDGLREFAYAKATTRQRFPSPLPLTTFRRTDRIDAVVDVLVGLLHGRSHR, encoded by the coding sequence ATGACGGCGCCGACGACGATCCACGGCAACGCGACACCGTTCGAGGTGCGCAACCCCGCCAGTGGCGACCTGGTGGGAATTTATCCCGTCTATACGCGCGACGACGTCGACGCCGCAGTCTCCTCCGCGCACGCGGCCGGGAAGTGGTGGGCGGCACTCGGGTTCGCCGAGCGCGCGCGGCGACTGGATGCCTGGCGCGGTGAGATCGCGCGGGGGCGGAACGAACTCGCCGAGCTGATCCACCGAGAGATGGGTAAGCCGGTCTCCGACGCGAAGCTCGAAATCGCCATGGCCCTGGAGCATGTGCGGTGGGCGGCCCGCAATGCCGCCAAGGTGCTCGGGCGGCGATCGGTGCGGCCGAGTCTGCTGACCGCCGACCACGCCGCCACCGTGGAGTATCTGCCGTACGGGGTCGTGGGCGTGGTCGGGCCGTGGAACTATCCGATATTCACCCCGCTGGGTTCGGTGTCGTTCGCGCTCGCCGCGGGGAATGCGGTGGTGTTCAAGCCGAGCGAATACACGCCCGGTGTGGGCGTGTGGCTGGCCGATGCCTTCGCCCGGGTGACGCCGGAACAGCCCGTGTTCCAGGTCGTCACGGGGCTCGGGGACACCGGAAACGCACTGTGCCGCAGCGGCGTCGGCAAGATCGGGTTCACCGGTTCGACGGCCACGGGCAAGCTCGTGATGGCCGCGTGCGCCGAGAACCTGACTCCGCTGCTGATGGAATGCGGCGGCAAGGACGCGCTGATCGTCGACGCCGACGCGGACCTGGATGCGGCCGCCGACGCCGCCGTCTGGGGTGGGCTGTCCAATGCCGGGCAGACATGTCTTGCGGTGGAACGCATCTACGTGCATGCCGCCGTGTACGACAGATTCGCCGGGAAGCTGGTCGCGCTGGCCCGCGGAATCGATGCCGGCGGACCCGATGCGAAGATCGGCCCGATCACCATGCCCCAGCAGGTGGCCGTCATCCGCCGGCACATCGAGGACGCGGTCGCTCGCGGTGCGCAGGTTCTGTTGGGCGGAATCGACAGCATCCGCGGGCAATTCGTGCAACCGACCATCCTCGCCGATGTTCCCGAAGAGGCCGCGGCCGTGACCGAGGAGACCTTCGGACCCACCCTGACGGTCACCAAGGTGCGGGATATGGACGAGGCGGTCGAGCTGGTGAACGCCGGCACGTACGGGCTCGGCAGTACGGTGTTCTCCCGGCGCGACGGCGAGCGGATCGCCGCGCGGATCCGAGCCGGCGGCACGTCGATCAACTCCTTCGTCGCGCACGCGACCGTCCCGACACTTCCGCTCGGTGGGGTGGGCGGTTCCGGCTTCGGGCGAGTGCACGGGCCTGATGGACTGCGAGAGTTCGCCTACGCCAAAGCCACTACCCGCCAGCGCTTTCCCTCGCCTCTACCACTGACCACCTTCCGCCGCACCGACCGTATCGATGCCGTCGTCGATGTGCTGGTGGGACTCCTGCACGGAAGGTCTCACCGATGA
- a CDS encoding NAD(P)/FAD-dependent oxidoreductase produces MTTEHTHIAVVGAGFGGIGLGAELRGAGFEDFVILERADDLGGTWLANTYPGCACDVPSQLYSYSFAPNPNWSRTYGKQEEILEYLRSVATEHDVVRHIRFGAELLDARWDEDDSVWRLETAAGSLTADFLISAAGIFAEAKYPDLPGLESFEGKAFHSLHWDHDHDLTGERVAVIGTGASAVQFVPEIQPKVGKLLLFQRSAPWIVPRMDRPTLPFERSVLKRIPLAQRAVRGGWYAAIEAFGLISLVDKRFRHPYEALGKMQLLRQVRDSALRKTLTPDYVIGCKRAIFSDAYLPSLDRPNVEVVTQGIAEVRPRSIVLRDGTEHPVDTIIHGTGFTPIPTAYERYIGSDGLSVAELYDKRPQSYLGVAVSGFPNYFMTLGPFGAAGNQSAIYMIESQINYIVDALKMVRRNGARRVEVRPQVQEEFLDEMARRSSTSVWLTGGCRSYYTTPDGLNAGLYPNWSFEYRRRTSRFDTRSYEVVR; encoded by the coding sequence ATGACCACCGAACACACGCACATCGCCGTGGTCGGGGCCGGATTCGGGGGCATCGGGCTGGGGGCCGAGCTCCGCGGGGCCGGGTTCGAGGACTTCGTGATTCTCGAGCGTGCCGACGATCTGGGCGGGACCTGGCTCGCGAACACGTATCCCGGCTGCGCGTGTGACGTACCGTCCCAGCTGTACAGCTACTCCTTCGCGCCCAATCCGAACTGGTCGCGCACCTACGGCAAGCAGGAGGAGATTCTCGAATACCTCCGTTCGGTGGCGACCGAACACGATGTCGTGCGGCACATCCGTTTCGGGGCCGAACTGCTCGATGCCCGGTGGGACGAGGACGATTCCGTGTGGCGCCTCGAGACCGCCGCCGGGTCGCTCACCGCCGACTTCCTGATCTCGGCGGCGGGAATCTTCGCCGAGGCCAAGTATCCGGATCTGCCCGGCCTGGAGTCGTTCGAGGGCAAGGCTTTCCACTCGCTGCACTGGGATCACGACCACGATCTCACCGGGGAGCGAGTGGCGGTGATCGGAACCGGCGCCTCCGCGGTGCAGTTCGTGCCCGAGATCCAGCCGAAGGTCGGCAAGCTGCTGCTGTTTCAGCGCTCGGCGCCGTGGATCGTGCCGCGAATGGATCGCCCGACGCTGCCGTTCGAGCGCTCCGTGTTGAAGCGTATCCCGCTGGCCCAGCGCGCCGTTCGCGGCGGATGGTATGCGGCGATCGAGGCGTTCGGCCTGATTTCCCTGGTGGATAAGCGTTTCCGGCATCCCTACGAGGCGCTGGGCAAGATGCAGCTGCTGCGCCAGGTGCGCGACTCGGCGCTCCGCAAGACACTCACACCGGACTATGTGATCGGCTGCAAGCGGGCCATCTTCTCCGATGCCTACCTGCCGTCGCTCGACCGGCCCAATGTCGAGGTCGTCACCCAGGGGATCGCCGAGGTGCGACCGCGGTCGATCGTCTTGCGCGACGGCACGGAGCATCCGGTGGACACGATCATCCACGGCACCGGATTCACTCCCATCCCCACGGCCTACGAGCGCTACATCGGCAGCGATGGACTGTCGGTTGCCGAGCTGTACGACAAACGGCCACAAAGCTATCTGGGCGTCGCGGTATCGGGCTTCCCCAACTACTTCATGACGCTGGGACCGTTCGGCGCGGCTGGAAATCAATCGGCGATCTACATGATCGAGTCGCAGATCAACTATATCGTCGACGCCCTGAAGATGGTGCGCCGCAACGGCGCTCGCCGCGTCGAGGTGCGGCCGCAGGTGCAGGAGGAATTCCTCGACGAGATGGCCCGGCGCAGCTCGACCAGCGTCTGGCTCACCGGCGGCTGCCGGAGCTACTACACCACGCCCGACGGCCTCAACGCCGGGCTGTATCCGAATTGGAGCTTCGAATACCGCCGTCGCACAAGTCGGTTCGATACGAGATCATACGAGGTGGTGCGATGA
- a CDS encoding short-chain dehydrogenase/reductase — protein MNSHSALNPLAALTGLARALGAPAEPRCPVEGKVVAVTGAGQGIGRELAVMLYRRGASVALIDIDKDNAAALADRLGVRAAAFAADVSDRDAMRNIIGLIANDFGRLDVVVANAGVVPPPATLRTMNPSDFDRVLDINLTGVFNTVHPALDHVIAAEGHVVVVSSCAAFAPGMTGSPYMISKAAVEQLGRALRVELAAVGATAGIAYFGVVDTDMTRDTLDRDILGRALGDMLPWPLNVRITANQAAEVIADGIERRAARTVAPSGWEAYALLRGAVNVVLDNRLARDPRVHELVRKVEQRVRG, from the coding sequence ATGAACAGTCACTCGGCACTCAACCCGCTCGCCGCGCTGACGGGCCTCGCGCGGGCTCTCGGGGCGCCTGCGGAACCACGCTGTCCCGTGGAGGGCAAGGTCGTCGCCGTGACCGGCGCGGGCCAGGGCATCGGCCGTGAGCTCGCCGTCATGCTGTATCGCCGTGGTGCGTCGGTCGCGCTCATCGACATCGACAAGGACAACGCGGCCGCCCTCGCCGACCGGCTCGGCGTGCGCGCCGCCGCGTTCGCCGCCGACGTTTCCGACCGGGACGCGATGCGGAACATCATCGGCCTCATCGCCAACGATTTCGGCCGCCTGGATGTGGTCGTGGCGAATGCGGGCGTAGTGCCTCCGCCGGCGACCCTGCGGACGATGAACCCCAGCGACTTCGACCGGGTTCTCGACATCAACCTCACCGGCGTCTTCAATACCGTGCACCCGGCGCTGGACCACGTGATCGCCGCGGAGGGCCACGTCGTGGTCGTATCGTCCTGCGCCGCATTCGCGCCCGGCATGACCGGATCGCCGTACATGATCAGCAAGGCCGCCGTCGAACAGCTCGGCCGAGCCTTGCGCGTCGAACTCGCCGCCGTCGGCGCCACCGCCGGCATCGCCTACTTCGGCGTGGTCGACACCGATATGACCCGTGACACCCTCGACCGTGACATCCTCGGCCGGGCGCTCGGCGACATGCTGCCGTGGCCGCTCAACGTCCGCATCACCGCGAACCAGGCGGCCGAGGTGATCGCCGACGGCATCGAACGCAGGGCCGCCCGCACCGTCGCCCCCAGCGGCTGGGAGGCATACGCACTGCTACGCGGGGCCGTCAACGTCGTTCTGGACAACCGGCTGGCCCGGGATCCGCGGGTGCACGAGCTGGTGCGGAAGGTCGAACAGCGGGTGCGGGGGTGA
- a CDS encoding acyl-ACP desaturase, which produces MARNLTQLELLLELEPVAEQNVHRHLSMAKSWHPHDYVPWDEGRNFAALGGHDWEQGQSRLSEVARAAMITNLLTEDNLPSYHREISENFSRDGAWGTWVGRWTAEENRHGIVMRDYLVVTRSVDPVALEQARMVHMTHGYNAMKLVQEGTQASAEILADTGFLHSVAYVTFQELATRVSHRNTGRVCDDPVADRMLQRIALDENLHMIFYRNLCGAALDLVPDQALEAISDIVRYFQMPGAGMPDWRRNGVLMAKHGIYDLRQHLEDVVMPVLRKWNVFERNDFTARGEQVRNELGEFLEKLRRDCARFEEQRDRALAREARKRELVGANG; this is translated from the coding sequence GTGGCCAGGAACCTGACACAGCTCGAACTGCTGCTCGAGCTCGAGCCGGTCGCCGAGCAGAACGTGCACCGGCATCTGTCGATGGCCAAGAGCTGGCATCCGCACGACTACGTCCCGTGGGACGAGGGACGCAATTTCGCCGCCCTGGGCGGACACGATTGGGAGCAGGGGCAGTCCCGGCTGAGCGAGGTCGCGCGGGCGGCGATGATCACCAACCTGCTGACCGAGGACAACCTCCCCTCCTACCACCGCGAGATCTCCGAGAACTTCTCGCGGGACGGGGCCTGGGGCACCTGGGTCGGCCGCTGGACCGCCGAGGAGAACCGGCACGGCATCGTCATGCGCGACTACCTGGTGGTGACCCGCAGCGTGGACCCGGTGGCGCTGGAGCAGGCGCGGATGGTGCACATGACGCACGGCTACAACGCGATGAAACTGGTCCAGGAGGGCACCCAGGCGAGCGCCGAAATCCTGGCCGACACCGGATTCCTGCACTCGGTGGCGTATGTGACCTTCCAGGAGCTGGCCACCCGGGTCTCGCACCGCAACACCGGGCGGGTCTGCGACGATCCCGTGGCCGACCGCATGCTGCAGCGCATCGCCCTGGACGAGAACCTGCACATGATCTTCTACCGCAACCTGTGCGGCGCGGCCCTGGATCTGGTGCCGGATCAGGCCCTCGAGGCGATCAGCGACATCGTGCGGTACTTCCAGATGCCCGGCGCCGGCATGCCCGACTGGCGGCGCAACGGGGTGCTGATGGCCAAGCACGGGATCTACGATCTGCGCCAGCATCTGGAGGACGTGGTGATGCCGGTGTTGCGCAAGTGGAATGTGTTCGAACGCAACGACTTCACCGCCCGGGGCGAGCAGGTGCGCAACGAGCTCGGGGAGTTCCTGGAGAAGCTGCGCCGGGACTGCGCACGTTTCGAGGAGCAGCGCGACCGGGCCCTGGCGCGGGAGGCGCGCAAGCGGGAGTTGGTGGGGGCCAACGGGTGA
- a CDS encoding TetR/AcrR family transcriptional regulator has product MAAASKTSLSRVDATDDIETRILDGALIRFQKVGVKKTTVEDIAREAGVDRVTVYRRMGSRDDLVQAVVNREVGAVLEEISAIPERHDALADLVADMFVTVITRWRTNPLVERMLSVEPERVVMKLTADGGTTFAMSVTATAAALDRAVARGLLEPAPDMLTRAEIVCRVVHSMVLAPEGAVRLHTEAELSDFARTYLTPIVAG; this is encoded by the coding sequence GTGGCAGCCGCATCGAAAACCTCGCTGAGCCGCGTCGATGCGACCGATGACATCGAAACGCGGATCCTCGACGGGGCATTGATCCGGTTCCAGAAGGTTGGTGTCAAGAAGACGACGGTCGAGGACATCGCCCGGGAAGCGGGCGTCGACCGGGTGACCGTCTACCGCCGCATGGGCTCGCGCGACGATCTGGTGCAGGCGGTCGTGAACCGGGAAGTCGGCGCGGTGCTGGAGGAGATCTCGGCGATTCCGGAGCGGCACGACGCCCTCGCGGATCTCGTCGCCGACATGTTCGTCACCGTCATCACCCGGTGGCGGACCAATCCGCTGGTGGAGCGGATGTTGAGCGTCGAGCCCGAGCGAGTGGTCATGAAGCTGACCGCCGACGGCGGTACCACCTTCGCCATGTCGGTCACCGCGACGGCGGCGGCGCTCGACCGTGCCGTGGCGCGGGGGCTGCTGGAGCCCGCCCCGGACATGCTGACCCGCGCCGAAATCGTCTGTCGCGTCGTGCATTCCATGGTGCTCGCGCCGGAGGGCGCGGTTCGGCTGCACACCGAGGCGGAGCTGTCGGACTTCGCGCGGACCTACCTGACGCCGATCGTCGCCGGTTGA